gatagcggttaatactcgcgtcgtcacgatagggttctggaaattaTACGTGAAGTGGTTAgcctttcggtagccagagcgcaaaaggaaataaccacaaaaagcgatcagtaggttttgttaGACTTctctagggctacaaaatcgaACGTCAAGtcttactctatccttaaagcggcttcgcaTTGGACTACAATGATGGATaggtatgagaaacaatacaaaatcccagagaATATTTGTGCCTCGGtatccagaccagacatatttctgtattcgcgtattttaaagcgcgttgttataatagagcttacggttccttgggaaaccaacatccccaaagaccatgccatcaaggtcaataaatattacgagctcacaaacgaactcactccaAATAGGTTCATCGTGGATTTATACTCGATAGAAGGGGGAGCGAGAGGAAAAACGttaaaatctctctacaacctattaaaagacttgggcctattcagaactaatatcaattaattcttggaacgtacttctaAAGCACCCCTtataggttcttttcaaatttgtttaggtAGAGAAAGGAGCTTGGATGGTGGAGGTGAGCATTTAActcgcgttagataggggcccttaaacctacacctgcaactcgatggacccggcacccgcacggtgaatccattgaatgctaagaggttttgTTTCtctaatttcattttactttgaATTCTCTGTTTGCTCgacagtttaaatatattttttttatattaaatactatagatttaatttcaatttaataaaactataacatccaatattttaatagtaattttataaggcGCAATAATATCTATGAGAAGTGTAAGACGCAaaagtttaatgaaataacaaacaaataaaaacactcACAGTAACATGTATActtgtataaagaaaaattattgtctAAAAACGTTTTGATGAGTAAAAGAATTTTGATCTTACTATGTGTTCTTGACTTCATCCGTACGGTATagctttttatgtttttaaaaataaataaaaagtagcctagcTTTTCCTGCCAGTGAAATTCCAGTTAAAATTGAGTCAACAGTTAAAGAAAGTAGACAAAGattgataaagaaataatattttatatgcctGTATACaaccttatataatttgtaaaaaacggttatttcaataatataaacagataaaccttttttatttatacctaaaAATACAGACACAgatactgaaaaataaaaatagttgtaTGTAAATGATATGAcaaccttttttaaaaaattgttctatgtttaattttttttttatattttttaaatcttaaaacgtAAACAGTCTGTTAACTTAAATAAGTAGTTCAGTGTTAGGACGTTTTAACCGAAATAAGATGTGGGGGGAGATAATCGGGTATTCAGTCGCTTTGAAGGAATGAAAATGCGCCCattcaacatattttaaaggagtttaaaaaacttgctataagttaaaaaaaaattatatatatgtacttttacataatattaaaatatttctttgtaatacttttatcataagttttataaatgacgTTGATAATACAGGAGCGTCAAATTATCCTACGCTAAATAACAAGAATAATGTATTATGTGTTGTTTTCTAAATTATGAATTGAGtatatgacattattataacCAAAAACAACAGTTTTTcttttgctataaaatatttgcattttcTTCAAAGCGCTCCAGCGTCTCAATACTGCGCTCCTTTGTACATCAACAAGGAAAACTTTAACAATGGAGTTGTTATCTTTGATAGAAAATGACATTTTAgagaataatattacaaaaaaaaattttattcttccaTATTTTTGCTAGTATTTGATGAAATACCTCTCAATAAATTGgagttttcaaaatatatataacaaattatatctgTATTACATCGAAGTATTCGTAGAATTTGAAATACTACAAAATGGCCGCTGTTAGCTTATATTGTCCGTGAATAACTTTGATCCACATTTATCTttcattatttagtattttatttatttaaatacatatattgcaTCGCTGTTTGTAAGGGTAATGTGCCCACAACcaatgattttaatgtaacttattgcaaatataatttgttattaaagttattataaaaaaaagtaaaaactttaaatttaatcacgCTAGAGGCTTTGATTTTATCactcaaacaataaaataaaaaaataataatttcaaaaatttaattcgatAGACGATATTTGAGAACGGAAGGTACGAAATATGTGGACgcctaaaatatttctgttatcCAGAAATTTGTCTGAAATAGCTTTCAATTCTTATCAAGTTACaagcattttttaatatatgttttcaatTTCATCGATCTAATGTTAATTCCccttttcttatttcatttttataatacttttgatGAGATCttgatattttacttttaataaataaactgatCTAAAAATTGTGACTTAAAATGTAATCATTTCATCCCTACATTTCGCTTTGgtattaagattattaagaAGGAAACGAAATTCAGAAATTAGCAGAATCGGAGAATGCAGATATCCCAGTATTTTCACTAGAgagaattttagtttttcataGAATCTCTTTCGTCATTTCGTTTGAAAAAGCTtcgatttaaaaaaggaatagaaaaaaaaacttcataagAGGGAAGTTTAGATtcgcttaaaattattatattgtgaatgttatattaaacaataagtaaatacaatttaagtaCGTGTCAGTACTGATCTATAGCCGATTCTACATATACAACTAATAGGTACATAttgtaattgataaaatttcaactacattcaattttaaaacaaatggcTCTTAACAACACATACAGTAACTAAAtccattattcataaatttgttttataaaaatctattccaTTTTCCTACTGTTTTCGCTTTCACTGTTGAACACTTGGTCAAGTTATTGCAATACTAGTATTTGAACTATCAATTTCATCGTTTTATTTGCGTTTaaagctaaataaataataaatatttgaggtGGAGTGGATTGTTGGATTTATGTAAGAATATCCCATATGATTCAGATTTATATATGGACGTAGTTTAAAGTTAAGTACAACagaattttgttgtttatgcGTCTTAGAACCCTTAGGGCCTGGGTATTgatttcctttttaaattatgttacaaaGAATCTGACCACGACATTTGTATGTAGTTAATTAGTTATTCatagtgaatataaaataggtaCATTTTAACCATTGCGCTTATATATATTCGAGAGTATtaatcacataaaaataaaatgtgggAACgttgctataaataataaggtcAAAGTTGAGGAAaacgttatattatttttcataattaaatagataaaatttatcaaaatgtttctttattgaattttgtcttaaaaacGTGTTATTTGGAACgactgtttaattattagagaCAGAAATACGTCACTGTTTAAACCGAGTAGAGCGGTACAGTTCTTGAtagaaaataagtaaaataataatgattataattttgatatccaAATTAATCAATAACAAGAATAATTGATTCACATTGTCCCAGTATACTTTCAATATTCAACTcctagtttattatttatttttctttcgtcCATACTAGCTTTCTTgaaattactatataatagAGCACGCAACGAATGATTCTGCTACTTCAGttttgaatgtaaaatattttgctttcagtgttattatatatagtgtcAAAgggagtatatattttttatactctttaatttcttatatctCGTTCTGTTCGGTCACAAATTAtctacacatataaatatgaaattactcaacatatttattactggGAACTATTTCTATAAACATCACTCATAATACGCGAATGCTTctagaattttcttttaagacCAACATACATCAAAAGGAGCTTGTCTAGCATATAGAACACCTGTttcatattaagaaaataaaataactgcaAGCGTACAGGCTTACAAACAGAGTTAGTGTTAAAATTGTCTCTATTAGTTCTTAGAATTGTTTAAAGAAGCTGACAGTCCTTTAAATATCACTGCAAAATTCTACTTATAAatagcatataaaatataagtacatattataagacagagacgaaacctcttagcattcaatggattcatcCTGcgagtgccgggtccatcgcgttgcagggagaggagcttcaacagtgcctgggacttgcgacccaggtgtaggtttaggGAGCCTGAGGTATGTTCAGAAATCATGAACTTATTatagtatagttttatttgttgtgtttaagttttattaataaattataaatattattttacaattcacaCATATATTGTACAAATGATTGAAGTTGCGGTGTGAGTTTTATGTTccttaaaaagtattaacaaCGCTTAATATGCTCTGTTATAACTTAGAGAATCTTCCAAAATAATACGAATCTTTTACTCCATTTCAACGAGATAAGTTTGGATATTATAGAACtatgcatttatatttaccttaagatatttttctcTTCCCTAAAGTTTGATACAGTAATTGTAAAGAACAAATGATGAAATAGACTTAACTCATTAACGTACCTGAATTGTGAAAGACATAATATAATCCTTTTCTTTAGcaaatttcaacaaataacaaataactacAAAGATCTCCTTGGGTGTCGTGAAGACTTCCTATGCTAATGTTGTTTCAAGAGTATATTATGGTGCCAATTTACAATAAAGAGAGGCCCTTTAACCCTTTACTTGGCAAGacctaaaaatatgaaaaaaaaggtaattattgataaattttgtttaatttatgaatggacaacttgagaaaaataaaaataaaaatctaggtATCCTAGGTTTCGAGAAAACTTAAGTACATCACAATGTACACTGCcaattttacagaaatattataaataaattgtttgtacaTTTTGGTGTACACTACCAAGGACATAATGAATTACATTATTcaggttattataaatttatttcaaaaaaaggaggaaatatttaaattattctttattattttaggtgaAAATTACGAAAGcaattacgttttatttttcccacaacaaaacacaaatgtacgttacattttatacagtaGACAGATGTTCTTCCACTCTTACAATATTTGCAACGCATTGTTTCATTACCTGCTTCTGGAAGATGACCTGTGTTATCAAATCTGACGCTATCAGTTGGTCGGACTGAGACTGGTTTATGGATTTTCAGATTCTCGCCTATATCGTCTGTAACGTTTTGGTTTGTTCCTATTCTAATAGACTTAGACAACCCATCAAACAATTCAAATCTGAAATCTTTCAATGAAGTCTTCTTCCCATCTCTTCTATGTAGGAGCCAAGCgttatttatacacatatcaACAAGTTGTGAAAATATTCCCAAGTACCAACGGTGACTTTTGAAGGGAGTTCTATATAACGATATCAACATATCTGCTAAATCGACCCCTCCCATATGTTTGTTGTAATGTTTGACCACTTGAGGACATTCTACATCTACTTTCTTTTTCTCATCCTTATCGTATCGTTTGATTGTTTCTAAGGGGTACGAGTCTATGTAGGTGCTAATAAGTGTAACCACTTTATTGTCGTTCCACTTTACGACTGCCAACTTATTCTTATTGCAAACCACCTGGGCGCTAGAACCGCgtttcttcttttttaattgtttgtcaGTTGGCAATAACTCTTGACAGCCTCTGAGACGATTAGTCCTTATTGTTCCTAGACTAAGGATCCCGTATTCTTCCCGCAGAATATATGTTAGTTCAGGCGacataaaaaagttatcaGCATACACAATGGCCGGCTTTTTCTTTATAGTTTGACACAATGCAAGCACTACCATACCTCCTAAACCAATTGTAGCTTCTTTCTCTGAAAAAGTCAGTCCACGAAAGGTATCGTCGCCACCATACAGAATAAAATCGTAGATGATACCCGAAACACCCGCACGGACAAAATTCTTAAACCCCCATTTCTTaggtttcatttttatgtactGCTTTCGTTTACCTGCTTTACGACCTTTATAAGGTATCATCATCTCGTCAATGGAATATTTTCCTTCTTCTTCaattttcagaaaatttttGCGTATTTTCTCCATTAGGGGGCGAATCTTGAAATAACGGTCTGAATCTTGCAAAGTATTATcaacaaaatgaatatatcGACGTATTTGTTGATACTTTTTGAGAGGCATAAGATCAGCAATGAGAGGGTATCTTGTTTTTCTTGCCCAATAGTCAGTATAAGCTGGCATCTGTACTATACCCATCATGATTTGAATGGCCAGGAAGCTTTTAATCTCATCTTCTGTCAGCTGAATAGATCGACCTAGTTGTTCAActgcatataaatttgtattataaacaatgtcaGTAATTAAGTCAggagaaaaaagaaataaaaataatccagTACTGTCTCTATTTGTGTTTGATGGAGATTGTATAAGTTTTCTTCAAGAGATACATTGTGACGAAATACTGCTTTTAACCATTGATAATTTAGGGCGAATTTCTGAACCTTTACTTTTTTGGTCACTACAGTCTTTGTTGTCTTTTTACGCTTGGACCTGGTAAGTAGTAACTGCTGTCCGCTGGTGCTAGGCTGGGGAGATGATAGTTCAACAGAAGGAGATGGCAAAGATTGGATGGAGTTCAATGTGGGTATAACATTGTAGTTACTTGTATTCGGCGATGGAAAAACTTCATCAAATGTTGGTGTGAGTGGTAAAGTAATGGGTATATCATGCTGTTCGTTTTTGGAGTCAGTTGAAGTATCAAGCAAATTAAGGGCTTCTAGTGATGATGCTATTGAAGGTGGATCAGAGGTATCTGGTGAAGGCGGTATATAAGCATTTGCTTCCTCATCAGATGTGGAACTATCGTCAGAGCATGCGTTTTGAGCGGGTACCAAAGCCAAGATCTTATGGGCGCGAGTTAGTTGTAAGTTCTGCAGgcggaaaaagaaaaaaaaaagttcaaagcAGACAGTTTTTATGagaaggtaaaaaaataaataaacaaaaactgcCGATtcgttgaaaaacaaaaactgtgTAAACTTAGCAATGTACAGCGTGGTTACCATAGttcatttttagtattttagtgCGTTATTGGCAACGTGCAGTGCAGTGTACATACATTTGTTTCAACCAAAATCGGCCATAAAAATTGACACAGTAACGCATAAAACCACTTTTTGAGTAATACATAGTTTTTAGATCAAATAACAcaccattttttattagtttttgagctaaaaagtaatttataacgcAAAAACTTACCCGGGTCCCGCCAACACTTTGTTGTTTCGAAGCCATTTTGAATTTGACATGTGTTGTTCAGTGTTGCaacaacgaaaatatttttctactaattctaaattatttagtaatatttttaataaaaacaaaacaaaaaagtattattatttaaccagtaaattttttttgaaatgtatgtaCAGTCTAATGTACCTTACCAAGTTAAGGGTTAAAGCGACGTAGACACCGGGTAAGGTTACAAAATACGTTTCTTAGTTCTGCATTACAGAGAATTGACATTAATTAGTGTTAATGAGATgtcgtattaatattttctcaattataatttcatgaatatttctgcatacattattaatgattattgttttcttaaattttaattgctaaCAATTTCACTGTTAATTCTtcttgtacataaaaaaatggcCGAATATACATACGTCGGGATAACGTTATTGAAACTGTTACATTCCtgccaaaaaataataaaggcttttatttaatctgatctgatatttatataagaaaaaacataaaaacaatacgaCACTGGATACAGTGCCTTTTTCATGCTccattttttttcagaaaatgGATCACGTAATGccatgcatatatatatatatatataattacattcgACAACATATCCTGGAACTcccaataaaactttaaaaacagaattaaaatgtTCTGGAACAGTAGAGAGTAAAAATGATAtgtccaatgtatgatattttaatttgattcgtTTTCATGCGAGGCGGTtgtcattttgttttgtaatattataaaagtatgtaaaatattttacattatattttttttgtttttgtcctAAAAACATCGTTTCTTCTTCTGTTACGTAGCAATATCATCGTTTTCTCAGGGAGTAATGAATTAGATTGTTTTGTGTATCATTTTCCAACACATTATTTCACCAAGGTCTTCTCATTCTCATAAGGATCTTCAAATTACCGCTCGTCAtgtgaatatacatatacccACTCTCTGGACTACGAAAAATTTGTCTAAAAGCAATTCCagactcttttttttttgtaaaacaaattcaCTACGTTGTTCCTTAATACATTTAgtgataaaaatagaaaattttccaTTAGTCATAAATTCATCATACTGTCATGAGTGTGTGTAACTATTTAGTAAGAATGAGAGCGTCACTAGCTATTATTACCCTTGggcttacaaaaaaaaaaatagcgtAATGGACTGTGTAATCTTCCGGGAatactaaatttattcatagcaGTAAGAAATGATTTCACTGAGTAACTGACAAAACTAAGCCGAAAATTTTCTGAACCaagaaatttgaaatttgGAGTGAATATTTTCTGCTCAAAATTACCTACTTTGCCTTTGGTAAGCAGATTTGTttgtaaaactaatttattcgCTCCACTTCGGTGTCTCTTGGAAGATTtagaatagaataattttaaaatataaacagatacttaaaaatatatatccttatataataataacttttttaaacacaacCGTAATGTAATAGATTAGTCAATTATATATCACTGtgactaaattaaaatcattcaaatataaataaacatttattttatttttagcaataactaaaactaacattttgaAGTCATAATAGAAACAAAGGTTTATATAGTCATTATAGAAACAAGTCATAGAAACAAAGGTATCGTAAATGGTGtttaaaacagtttaatataaaacagatatattCAATGTATTACCGGATTTAAGTTCAACTGCCAGTGATATAGAAGCAAAAAGTAAAACACCTAGCTTGCTCTTGACATTCACGActaatcttttaaatgaaacaaattctaaaaatagattttcttaAAAGCAACACAGTCTTCCTAAACTTAAATATCACCTTTGAGTCGAGTTAATCTTTGTACCACCGATTTGgtttgtacattaaaaaagggtacgaattaaatcttattcaatataattttaaatgaagtatTGTAAGAAGAATAACTCAAAAGAGATACGAGTGTCATCAGGTTCAtttacttgaatatttttactaagttACCTTACCATTCGTTTGTAATACggtaaagttttaaaaatataaataagtataaacaacttgcattatattttcaagaacATAAAGGAattacctatatatttttcagatgaaaaaatactgcagtttatatatttagaattgatCTTTGTACTAATACAGAGTTAAGttgaataacaataacataatGTATGTACAAATTAAGTTAATGAGATTTAAGCATATCTTtgatcataaatataaaatacatgtagcTATTGTCTTCATAAGAGTGGGAGATTTCATTTGTTGCAACAAGAAAAAGTACAATTCTGCTATGTATTCTGGAACAACACCAGATGAGGACTGTCTCacgtattttgaatttttttttcttgttttttttttcaatgaatcTAACCCAGGTGCCGGTTTCCCTAAAATGTAACTACTCTTTCGATTCATTCGCTGTTGAAAAACTCTTTTCCTTTCAAATaagagtaatatattttttacatttcgaTATTTCAGTTTAAGTGGTTATTAAGAATCAATTTCGagaatgtgttttttttttgctcgaAATTACAAAGTAAgatttagtatattaaataacgtgCAAGGGCTTCTGTTATTCGTAAgtctttaatatcttttatgtaTGCATTttgattactattatttttttaatttatcgatATTTATACAGTTCTGAACTATATAATGTAACTAACAGTCAATTACTCTGCCGACTACCAATTATATCTAACTTCTGTAATGTTagtgtcaattaaaatttcctaAACGAATAGAACAGAACAGAATAGAACAGTTGATAAAGCGGTGTAAAATCtttatacatttgaataaaactttttataaaatcatttaattttcatctcaTCATTCAGTTGCATGTGAtgttagataattttattacatggcTGTGACAGGGTATTCGAGTcaattaagaaacaaaaaaatacacgtgtggttaaaattctttattttaaagacagtaACCATTCTTCCTATTGGAAAAAAATCAACCTACAGAGTCTGTAATTCTCatagttacataaaaaatattttttcatgattgatacgataaaattatataaaaaatattcgatttaaaacaatgaatatacttaaaaataataatatcataatggCAGCATTATTAACTCACATTATTCTTAACTAATTTTCTTTCATGTCCCGCATATGTTCCGTTCTGTTCTAATCGAGTTTTGTCGAAGAAGAAAAACgtgtagtattaaaataatatttttatttatatagttattgtCGGATTCATCTTAGGACACGTACATTTCATGCGTTAGGAACAAGCTGAACCGAACAATTGAATCTTGTGACCGTAGAGGTGGTCGACAACAGAATGTATGAGTTACATACGTGTCAGGCGGCAC
The window above is part of the Danaus plexippus chromosome 7, MEX_DaPlex, whole genome shotgun sequence genome. Proteins encoded here:
- the LOC133318766 gene encoding piggyBac transposable element-derived protein 2-like, with the protein product MMGIVQMPAYTDYWARKTRYPLIADLMPLKKYQQIRRYIHFVDNTLQDSDRYFKIRPLMEKIRKNFLKIEEEGKYSIDEMMIPYKGRKAGKRKQYIKMKPKKWGFKNFVRAGVSGIIYDFILYGGDDTFRGLTFSEKEATIGLGGMVVLALCQTIKKKPAIVYADNFFMSPELTYILREEYGILSLGTIRTNRLRGCQELLPTDKQLKKKKRGSSAQVVCNKNKLAVVKWNDNKVVTLISTYIDSYPLETIKRYDKDEKKKVDVECPQVVKHYNKHMGGVDLADMLISLYRTPFKSHRWYLGIFSQLVDMCINNAWLLHRRDGKKTSLKDFRFELFDGLSKSIRIGTNQNVTDDIGENLKIHKPVSVRPTDSVRFDNTGHLPEAGNETMRCKYCKSGRTSVYCIKCNVHLCFVVGKIKRNCFRNFHLK